A genomic segment from Klebsiella africana encodes:
- a CDS encoding histidine phosphatase family protein — MMPARHQGLLRLFIACALPLLALQSAAAADWQLEKVVELSRHGIRPPTAGNREAIEAATGRPWTEWTTHDGELTGHGYAAVVNKGREEGQHYRQLGLLQAGCPTAESIYVRASPLQRTRATAQALVDGAFPGCGVAIHYVSGDADPLFQTDKFAATQTDPARQLAAVKEKAGDLAQRRQALAPTIQLLKQAVCQADKPCPIFDTPWQVEQSKSGKTTISGLSVMANMVETLRLGWSENLPLSQLAWGKITQARQITALLPLLTENYDLSNDVLYTAQKRGSVLLNAMLDGVKPEATPNVRWLLLVAHDTNIAMVRTLMNFSWQLPGYSRGNIPPGSSLVLERWRNAKSGERYLRVYFQAQGLDDLRRLQTPDAQHPMLRQEWRQPGCRQTDVGTLCPFQAAITALGQRIDRSSAPAVAMVLP, encoded by the coding sequence ATGATGCCTGCAAGACATCAGGGGCTGTTACGCCTGTTTATCGCCTGCGCCCTGCCGCTGCTGGCGCTGCAATCCGCCGCCGCCGCGGACTGGCAGCTGGAGAAAGTGGTCGAGCTCAGCCGCCACGGTATTCGTCCGCCGACGGCCGGCAACCGGGAAGCCATCGAGGCCGCCACCGGACGACCGTGGACCGAGTGGACCACCCATGACGGGGAGCTCACCGGCCATGGCTATGCCGCCGTGGTCAACAAAGGGCGTGAGGAGGGCCAGCACTATCGCCAGCTCGGCCTGCTGCAGGCGGGATGCCCGACGGCGGAGTCGATTTACGTGCGCGCCAGTCCGCTGCAGCGGACGCGGGCGACCGCCCAGGCGCTGGTGGATGGCGCCTTCCCCGGCTGCGGCGTCGCTATCCATTACGTCAGCGGAGATGCCGATCCCCTGTTTCAGACCGACAAGTTCGCCGCCACGCAAACCGACCCCGCCCGTCAGCTGGCGGCGGTAAAAGAGAAGGCCGGGGATCTGGCGCAGCGTCGGCAGGCGCTGGCGCCGACTATCCAGTTATTGAAACAGGCGGTTTGTCAGGCCGATAAGCCCTGCCCGATCTTCGACACCCCGTGGCAGGTCGAGCAGAGCAAAAGTGGGAAGACCACCATTAGCGGACTGAGCGTGATGGCCAATATGGTGGAGACGCTGCGTCTCGGCTGGAGTGAAAATCTGCCTCTCAGCCAGCTGGCGTGGGGCAAGATCACCCAGGCCAGGCAGATCACCGCCCTGCTGCCGCTGTTAACGGAAAACTACGATCTGAGTAACGATGTGTTGTATACCGCGCAAAAACGCGGGTCGGTGCTGCTCAACGCCATGCTCGACGGCGTCAAACCGGAGGCGACCCCGAACGTACGCTGGCTGCTGCTGGTGGCCCATGACACCAATATCGCCATGGTGCGCACGCTGATGAACTTTAGCTGGCAGCTGCCGGGCTACAGCCGGGGAAATATCCCGCCGGGCAGTAGCCTGGTGCTGGAGCGCTGGCGCAACGCCAAGAGCGGGGAACGCTATCTGCGGGTCTATTTCCAGGCGCAAGGCCTCGACGACCTGCGTCGTCTGCAGACGCCGGACGCGCAGCACCCGATGCTGCGTCAGGAGTGGCGTCAGCCGGGCTGCCGTCAGACCGACGTCGGTACGCTGTGTCCCTTCCAGGCGGCCATC